One segment of Chionomys nivalis chromosome 3, mChiNiv1.1, whole genome shotgun sequence DNA contains the following:
- the Rbak gene encoding RB-associated KRAB zinc finger protein isoform X1 produces the protein MLAAHCTGWLGKACSLWPFLYPLILTTVPLQGPLSFRDVAVAFTQEEWRRLGSEEKTTYRDVMLETYSNLVSVGCDVTKPNVIIKLEQGEEPWMVEGDCHVQSHVEISKVDDTVEKIQESEGKRMGQAEDLSSRRAEKGDAFDKTYCCVSCGQTLEPVAALISSDGRYAPEKPDKCADCGAACREKAGDFNQNGDTQHDESILQEFAVVEKPFDYECMEALDSETVFMAHERAYMGEKPYEWDDDSGPDFIQMSDFSAYQRSQMEMKPFECTQCGKSFCKKSKFIIHQRAHTGEKPYACNVCGKSFSQKGTLTVHRRSHLEEKPYKCTECGKTFCQKLHLTQHLRTHSGEKPYECSDCGKTFCQKTHLTLHQRNHSGERPYPCNECGKSFSRKSALNDHQRTHTGEKLYKCNECGKSYYRKSTLITHQRTHTGEKPYQCSECGKFFSRVSYLTIHYRSHLEEKPYECAECGKTFNLNSAFIRHRKVHSEERVLECSECGKFSQLQYLPDRTNDLGQKHYECRECGKSFLESSAFSGPQSVPEEEKTYDCNICGKSFSDLSCYTVHYRGHSEEKPFGCGECGKTFSHNSSLFRHQRVHTGEKPYECCECGKFFSQKSYLTIHHRIHSGEKPYECSKCGKVFSRMSNLTVHYRSHSGEKPYECSECGKVFSQKSYLTVHYRTHSGEKPYECDECGKKFHHRSAFNSHQRIHKRGI, from the exons ATGTTGGCGGCTCACTGCACCGGTTGGTTAGGAAAAGCTTGTTCTCTCTGGCCTTTTCTGTATCCCCTAATTCTGACCACAGTGCCATTGCAGGGCCCACTGTCCTTCAGGGACGTGGCTGTGGCCTTCACCCAGGAGGAGTGGCGGCGGCTGGGCTCAGAGGAGAAGACGACGTACAGGgacgtgatgctggagacctacagcaACCTCGTCTCCGTGG GGTGTGATGTCACCAAGCCGAACGTGATTATTAAGTTGGAGCAGGGAGAAGAACCGTGGATGGTGGAAGGTGACTGCCATGTGCAGAGTCACGTGG AAATCAGTAAAGTAGATGACACCGTAGAGAAAATCCAAGAAAGCGAAGGCAAACGTATGGGGCAAGCTGAGGATCTCAGCAGCCGAAGAGCAGAGAAGGGGGATGCGTTTGATAAAACATATTGTTGTGTGTCTTGTGGGCAGACTCTGGAACCCGTGGCAGCACTGATTAGTAGTGATGGAAGGTATGCACCGGAGAAGCCCGACAAGTGTGCTGATTGTGGGGCAGCATGCAGAGAGAAAGCGGGTGACTTTAATCAAAATGGGGATACTCAGCATGATGAAAGCATTCTGCAGGAATTCGCCGTTGTGGAGAAGCCCTTTGATTATGAGTGCATGGAAGCCTTAGACAGCGAAACTGTTTTCATGGCTCACGAGAGAGCTTATATGGgggaaaaaccctatgaatgggATGATGATTCTGGACCAGACTTCATCCAGATGTCAGATTTCAGTGCATATCAGAGATCACAAATGGAAATGAAGCCCTTCGAATGTACacagtgtgggaagtccttctgtaaaaAATCCAAATTCATCATACATCAGAGAGctcacacaggagagaaaccgTATGCATGTAATGTGTGTGGAAAGTCCTTCAGTCAGAAGGGGACCCTCACTGTCCATCGGAGGTCACACTTAGAGGAGAAACCCTATAAGTGTACCGAATGCGGGAAAACCTTCTGTCAGAAGTTACACCTCACACAGCATCTGAGAACTCACTcaggagagaagccctatgaatgcAGTGACTGTGGGAAAACCTTCTGCCAGAAGACGCACCTCACTCTACACCAGAGGAACCATTCCGGGGAGAGGCCCTATCCATGCAACgagtgtgggaaatccttctccCGAAAGTCTGCCCTCAATGACCATCAGAGAACACACACCGGAGAGAAGCTGTATAAGTGTAACGAGTGTGGGAAATCCTACTACCGAAAGTCCACTCTCATTACACACCAGCGAACGCACACGGGGGAGAAGCCCTACCAGTGTAGCGAGTGCGGGAAGTTCTTCTCCCGGGTGTCGTACCTCACCATCCACTACAGGAGCCATTTAGAAGAGAAACCGTATGAGTGTGCGGAGTGCGGGAAGACCTTCAATCTGAACTCAGCTTTCATTCGCCATCGGAAGGTGCATTCGGAGGAGAGAGTCCTTGAGTGTAGCGAGTGCGGGAAGTTCTCCCAACTGCAGTATCTCCCCGATCGCACGAATGACTTAGGACAGAAACACTATGAATGCCGTGAgtgtgggaagagcttccttgAAAGCTCCGCCTTCAGTGGGCCCCAGTCCGTTCCGGAAGAAGAGAAGACGTACGACTGTAATATATGTGGTAAGTCGTTCTCTGATTTGTCGTGCTACACCGTACACTACAGAGGTCATTCCGAAGAGAAGCCCTTCGGGTGCGGTGAGTGTGGGAAGACCTTCTCTCATAATTCATCCCTCTTCAGACATCAGAGAGTGCACACGGGTGAAAAGCCGTATGAGTGTTGTGAGTGCGGGAAGTTCTTCTCGCAGAAGTCCTACCTCACCATCCACCACCGCATCCACTCGGGGGAGAAGCCCTACGAGTGCAGCAAGTGTGGGAAGGTCTTCTCTCGGATGTCCAACCTCACCGTGCACTACAGAAGCCACTCGGGAGAGAAGCCCTACGAGTGCAGCGAGTGCGGGAAGGTCTTCTCTCAGAAGTCCTACCTCACTGTCCATTACCGGACTCACTCGGGAGAGAAGCCTTATGAATGTGATGAGTGTGGGAAGAAGTTCCACCACAGATCAGCCTTCAATAGCCATCAGAGAATTCATAAAAGGGGGATATAA
- the Rbak gene encoding RB-associated KRAB zinc finger protein isoform X2 produces MSRPRGPLSFRDVAVAFTQEEWRRLGSEEKTTYRDVMLETYSNLVSVGCDVTKPNVIIKLEQGEEPWMVEGDCHVQSHVEISKVDDTVEKIQESEGKRMGQAEDLSSRRAEKGDAFDKTYCCVSCGQTLEPVAALISSDGRYAPEKPDKCADCGAACREKAGDFNQNGDTQHDESILQEFAVVEKPFDYECMEALDSETVFMAHERAYMGEKPYEWDDDSGPDFIQMSDFSAYQRSQMEMKPFECTQCGKSFCKKSKFIIHQRAHTGEKPYACNVCGKSFSQKGTLTVHRRSHLEEKPYKCTECGKTFCQKLHLTQHLRTHSGEKPYECSDCGKTFCQKTHLTLHQRNHSGERPYPCNECGKSFSRKSALNDHQRTHTGEKLYKCNECGKSYYRKSTLITHQRTHTGEKPYQCSECGKFFSRVSYLTIHYRSHLEEKPYECAECGKTFNLNSAFIRHRKVHSEERVLECSECGKFSQLQYLPDRTNDLGQKHYECRECGKSFLESSAFSGPQSVPEEEKTYDCNICGKSFSDLSCYTVHYRGHSEEKPFGCGECGKTFSHNSSLFRHQRVHTGEKPYECCECGKFFSQKSYLTIHHRIHSGEKPYECSKCGKVFSRMSNLTVHYRSHSGEKPYECSECGKVFSQKSYLTVHYRTHSGEKPYECDECGKKFHHRSAFNSHQRIHKRGI; encoded by the exons GGCCCACTGTCCTTCAGGGACGTGGCTGTGGCCTTCACCCAGGAGGAGTGGCGGCGGCTGGGCTCAGAGGAGAAGACGACGTACAGGgacgtgatgctggagacctacagcaACCTCGTCTCCGTGG GGTGTGATGTCACCAAGCCGAACGTGATTATTAAGTTGGAGCAGGGAGAAGAACCGTGGATGGTGGAAGGTGACTGCCATGTGCAGAGTCACGTGG AAATCAGTAAAGTAGATGACACCGTAGAGAAAATCCAAGAAAGCGAAGGCAAACGTATGGGGCAAGCTGAGGATCTCAGCAGCCGAAGAGCAGAGAAGGGGGATGCGTTTGATAAAACATATTGTTGTGTGTCTTGTGGGCAGACTCTGGAACCCGTGGCAGCACTGATTAGTAGTGATGGAAGGTATGCACCGGAGAAGCCCGACAAGTGTGCTGATTGTGGGGCAGCATGCAGAGAGAAAGCGGGTGACTTTAATCAAAATGGGGATACTCAGCATGATGAAAGCATTCTGCAGGAATTCGCCGTTGTGGAGAAGCCCTTTGATTATGAGTGCATGGAAGCCTTAGACAGCGAAACTGTTTTCATGGCTCACGAGAGAGCTTATATGGgggaaaaaccctatgaatgggATGATGATTCTGGACCAGACTTCATCCAGATGTCAGATTTCAGTGCATATCAGAGATCACAAATGGAAATGAAGCCCTTCGAATGTACacagtgtgggaagtccttctgtaaaaAATCCAAATTCATCATACATCAGAGAGctcacacaggagagaaaccgTATGCATGTAATGTGTGTGGAAAGTCCTTCAGTCAGAAGGGGACCCTCACTGTCCATCGGAGGTCACACTTAGAGGAGAAACCCTATAAGTGTACCGAATGCGGGAAAACCTTCTGTCAGAAGTTACACCTCACACAGCATCTGAGAACTCACTcaggagagaagccctatgaatgcAGTGACTGTGGGAAAACCTTCTGCCAGAAGACGCACCTCACTCTACACCAGAGGAACCATTCCGGGGAGAGGCCCTATCCATGCAACgagtgtgggaaatccttctccCGAAAGTCTGCCCTCAATGACCATCAGAGAACACACACCGGAGAGAAGCTGTATAAGTGTAACGAGTGTGGGAAATCCTACTACCGAAAGTCCACTCTCATTACACACCAGCGAACGCACACGGGGGAGAAGCCCTACCAGTGTAGCGAGTGCGGGAAGTTCTTCTCCCGGGTGTCGTACCTCACCATCCACTACAGGAGCCATTTAGAAGAGAAACCGTATGAGTGTGCGGAGTGCGGGAAGACCTTCAATCTGAACTCAGCTTTCATTCGCCATCGGAAGGTGCATTCGGAGGAGAGAGTCCTTGAGTGTAGCGAGTGCGGGAAGTTCTCCCAACTGCAGTATCTCCCCGATCGCACGAATGACTTAGGACAGAAACACTATGAATGCCGTGAgtgtgggaagagcttccttgAAAGCTCCGCCTTCAGTGGGCCCCAGTCCGTTCCGGAAGAAGAGAAGACGTACGACTGTAATATATGTGGTAAGTCGTTCTCTGATTTGTCGTGCTACACCGTACACTACAGAGGTCATTCCGAAGAGAAGCCCTTCGGGTGCGGTGAGTGTGGGAAGACCTTCTCTCATAATTCATCCCTCTTCAGACATCAGAGAGTGCACACGGGTGAAAAGCCGTATGAGTGTTGTGAGTGCGGGAAGTTCTTCTCGCAGAAGTCCTACCTCACCATCCACCACCGCATCCACTCGGGGGAGAAGCCCTACGAGTGCAGCAAGTGTGGGAAGGTCTTCTCTCGGATGTCCAACCTCACCGTGCACTACAGAAGCCACTCGGGAGAGAAGCCCTACGAGTGCAGCGAGTGCGGGAAGGTCTTCTCTCAGAAGTCCTACCTCACTGTCCATTACCGGACTCACTCGGGAGAGAAGCCTTATGAATGTGATGAGTGTGGGAAGAAGTTCCACCACAGATCAGCCTTCAATAGCCATCAGAGAATTCATAAAAGGGGGATATAA